From a single Aneurinibacillus sp. REN35 genomic region:
- a CDS encoding DMT family transporter: MTRVSPYVLLVLANVLWGGNFVIGRAVAESLPPYTLSFLRWCTAFLVFLPFAWPKLHKEWPLLRARMPVVILMALTGVVGFNTFLYIALHYTTSINASLVNSSTPIVICILSFLILGERLNRNQTIGIILSLAGVLFILSKGSFASLLTFSFNIGDILVIAALICWSIYSVLVKKYNGILPGYSTFLLCIILGIGILFPFFVYERFVAQVPAMWSFGSIATILYTGVFASIVAFISWNSAVAQIGPGKAGVFLNLIPVFAAIFAIVFIGEHIMWYQAVGGLFVVFGVYISTRMVHASIEKAVRQKRNIG; the protein is encoded by the coding sequence ATGACACGCGTCTCTCCCTATGTCCTCCTTGTTCTTGCAAATGTGCTTTGGGGTGGAAACTTTGTAATCGGACGGGCCGTTGCGGAAAGCCTACCGCCGTACACACTCTCATTCCTTCGCTGGTGTACGGCTTTTCTAGTATTCCTTCCATTCGCATGGCCAAAACTGCATAAAGAATGGCCGCTTCTCCGTGCTAGGATGCCCGTGGTCATTCTTATGGCACTTACAGGCGTCGTCGGATTCAATACGTTTCTTTATATCGCGCTACACTATACAACGTCCATTAATGCTTCGCTTGTTAATTCATCTACACCTATCGTTATTTGCATTCTTTCATTCTTGATCCTTGGCGAACGTCTGAACCGCAACCAAACCATCGGAATTATTCTATCCCTGGCCGGGGTTCTATTTATACTGTCTAAGGGTTCATTCGCGTCACTTCTTACCTTCTCCTTCAACATAGGAGACATACTTGTTATCGCAGCTTTAATCTGCTGGAGCATCTACTCTGTTCTCGTCAAAAAATACAACGGCATCCTGCCGGGCTACAGCACATTTTTATTATGCATCATTCTTGGGATTGGCATATTGTTTCCCTTCTTCGTCTATGAAAGGTTCGTCGCACAAGTACCCGCTATGTGGTCCTTCGGCTCCATAGCCACCATATTATATACCGGAGTATTTGCTTCCATCGTCGCCTTCATCTCCTGGAACTCCGCCGTAGCACAGATCGGCCCGGGCAAGGCTGGTGTATTTTTGAATCTCATTCCCGTATTCGCGGCCATATTCGCCATTGTATTTATCGGAGAGCATATCATGTGGTACCAGGCAGTCGGCGGGCTATTCGTCGTATTCGGCGTCTATATCTCTACCCGTATGGTGCATGCATCAATAGAGAAGGCCGTTCGACAGAAGCGAAACATAGGCTAA
- a CDS encoding polysaccharide deacetylase family protein: MIKGTITASIVFFLLFLVYASVQAHAYQDTVQKLTRLSQKNEELQKEKELLTIEYQKAQEELEHIKKSKPQSQADPKKKIAYLTFDDGPSTNTAAVLSILQRYKVKATFFVIGNETEAGKQMYKRIVAEGHAIGLHSYTHDYRKIYASPAAFHNDFTRIRNLVHSTTGLTPTITRFPGGSNNHVSRKYGGRTIMQTLIREMKQKGYQYFDWNVDSTDASRILQSREMIVRSVLQGSKNKQKAIILMHDSQVKTTTVEALPAIIEGLVKQGFSFDIITAQSFTYQFASAS, translated from the coding sequence ATGATCAAAGGAACCATTACTGCCAGCATCGTCTTTTTTCTCTTATTTCTTGTATATGCTTCTGTTCAGGCCCATGCTTATCAAGACACAGTACAAAAGCTCACACGGCTATCGCAGAAAAATGAAGAGCTTCAAAAAGAAAAAGAACTGCTTACAATTGAATACCAAAAAGCCCAGGAAGAACTTGAACATATTAAGAAATCAAAACCGCAAAGCCAAGCTGATCCAAAGAAAAAAATCGCTTATCTCACATTTGACGATGGTCCATCTACTAATACGGCCGCCGTACTTTCCATTCTGCAGCGCTACAAGGTAAAAGCTACGTTCTTTGTGATCGGCAACGAAACAGAAGCGGGCAAGCAGATGTACAAACGTATTGTGGCAGAGGGACATGCCATTGGCCTTCATTCCTATACACATGACTACCGGAAGATTTATGCTTCCCCTGCCGCTTTTCATAATGACTTTACCCGGATTCGCAATCTTGTTCACAGCACTACCGGTCTTACGCCTACCATCACCCGATTTCCTGGCGGCTCCAACAACCATGTCAGCCGTAAGTATGGGGGCCGCACGATCATGCAGACACTCATTCGCGAAATGAAACAAAAAGGATACCAATACTTCGATTGGAATGTAGACTCTACAGACGCTTCACGCATCTTACAGTCCCGTGAGATGATCGTTCGCTCCGTACTTCAAGGCAGTAAGAACAAACAAAAAGCCATCATACTTATGCATGACTCACAGGTTAAGACTACGACCGTCGAAGCGCTGCCCGCCATTATTGAAGGGCTTGTCAAACAGGGATTTTCATTTGATATTATAACGGCCCAATCATTCACCTATCAGTTCGCTTCTGCCTCTTAG
- a CDS encoding glutathionylspermidine synthase family protein, giving the protein MAQLTDYNKRRQALYGPLRAEGVFTWDVMYEEEYAVADIHQITVEERRELTEATERLGHVFARTVSVVRRASTELLAELGIPQAAWGAIRIAVWEEVPTVIGRFDFAKTPSGWKMLELNSDTPTGIVEAYYVNERACQFFGMENPNHGMESHIAEAFRMIISKYREQGYPTDQVVFSALDWHEEDAGTAKYLLAQSGLSASFAALKDLRVHDDRLCRLMSSGEHAPIDVLYRLHALEKLAEETDEDGYPTGAHVLNIIARGKLAVINPPTAFIAQTKALQGLIWSLYESNTFFTEQERATIKSYMLPTYFENRFAGHSPYVAKPIFGREGGGVTLYDSHNQIIERDQEAFYWDQPMIYQEMAELSPIMIETLKGPYQGHLLWGSFLFGDRASAIVARVGGRITGNLSYYLPVGITREGNVHGNAVG; this is encoded by the coding sequence ATGGCGCAGCTTACAGATTACAATAAGCGTCGGCAAGCACTGTATGGTCCGCTTCGGGCCGAAGGTGTCTTTACCTGGGATGTCATGTATGAAGAAGAATACGCCGTAGCTGATATACACCAGATTACGGTGGAGGAACGTCGGGAATTAACGGAAGCGACGGAGCGGTTGGGCCATGTTTTTGCACGTACGGTATCCGTGGTGCGCCGGGCAAGTACAGAGCTGTTGGCTGAGCTTGGGATTCCCCAGGCGGCTTGGGGGGCAATCCGCATTGCTGTGTGGGAAGAGGTGCCTACAGTTATCGGGCGTTTTGATTTTGCAAAGACGCCATCAGGCTGGAAGATGCTTGAGCTGAACAGCGATACACCAACAGGAATCGTAGAGGCTTATTATGTTAATGAGCGGGCCTGCCAATTTTTTGGCATGGAGAATCCGAATCATGGCATGGAAAGTCATATTGCCGAAGCATTCCGCATGATTATAAGCAAATACAGAGAACAAGGATACCCAACAGATCAAGTGGTATTCAGTGCGTTGGATTGGCATGAAGAGGATGCAGGCACGGCGAAATATTTGCTCGCGCAATCGGGTCTTTCAGCGTCGTTTGCCGCGCTGAAAGATCTGAGAGTGCACGACGATAGACTCTGCCGGTTGATGTCTTCTGGAGAGCATGCCCCGATTGATGTACTGTACCGGCTGCATGCCCTAGAGAAGCTTGCAGAGGAGACCGATGAAGATGGATATCCGACCGGGGCTCATGTGCTCAATATTATTGCTCGCGGGAAGCTTGCTGTCATCAATCCTCCAACCGCGTTTATCGCCCAGACGAAAGCTTTGCAGGGGCTTATCTGGAGCCTTTATGAATCGAATACATTTTTTACAGAGCAGGAGCGTGCGACCATCAAAAGCTATATGCTTCCTACATATTTTGAGAACCGATTCGCCGGACACAGTCCGTATGTTGCAAAACCGATTTTCGGGCGGGAGGGCGGCGGCGTGACCCTGTATGATTCACATAATCAAATAATAGAGAGGGATCAGGAAGCTTTCTACTGGGATCAGCCTATGATTTATCAAGAGATGGCAGAGCTTTCTCCTATTATGATAGAGACGCTCAAAGGTCCATACCAAGGGCATCTGCTGTGGGGCTCGTTTCTTTTCGGTGACCGGGCATCAGCAATCGTAGCGAGAGTTGGCGGGAGAATTACAGGTAATCTCTCCTATTATTTGCCGGTAGGAATTACAAGAGAGGGGAATGTGCATGGCAATGCAGTGGGATAA
- a CDS encoding TrkH family potassium uptake protein — protein MLRKKLYRLSPIQIIVSSYFISIIAITGLLMLPISLKPGVNLSFIDALFTASSAVSVTGLTTVSTVDTFSRFGSFVLIFAFQLGGIGIMTLGTFIWIVLGAPIGLSQRRLIMIDQNRYNLSGLVQLMKLVLGMALLFEAVGTVVFTLYFYFAGYYDTLPTALYYAFFHAISTYTNAGFDLFGNSLLDYSHDYFVQAMTMLLIILGAIGFPVLVEVREYLFGGHQRFRFSLYTKITTVTFAVLLVLGTIGIWVMENSRFLAGMVWHEKLFYSLFLSVTTRSAGLTTLDPAELSEASQMFSSILMFIGASPSSVGGGIRTTTLAVMILTIFTFARGREEVRIFRRSLRPDDIKKSFVFFSTAVFLVVGGIMVVMIAEGQKFSLVTIIFEICSAFGTCGLSTGIPSEMTSVSKITLAVLMYIGRIGMMPFLSIFISGKSKADIHYPDEKIIIG, from the coding sequence ATGCTGCGAAAGAAACTATATCGATTATCTCCCATTCAAATCATTGTGAGCTCTTATTTTATCTCGATTATTGCTATTACCGGACTTTTAATGCTGCCGATTAGCTTGAAGCCAGGCGTAAACCTCTCGTTTATTGATGCCTTGTTTACTGCCTCAAGCGCCGTCAGTGTCACAGGTCTCACCACAGTAAGTACTGTTGATACGTTTAGTCGATTTGGCTCATTTGTGCTCATCTTTGCTTTTCAATTGGGTGGTATAGGCATTATGACCTTGGGTACGTTCATTTGGATTGTATTGGGTGCACCCATTGGGCTTTCGCAGCGCAGGCTTATTATGATTGATCAGAACCGTTATAACTTATCCGGGCTTGTGCAGTTGATGAAGCTTGTACTCGGTATGGCTTTGTTATTTGAAGCGGTAGGCACTGTTGTTTTTACCTTGTATTTTTACTTTGCCGGGTATTACGATACTCTTCCTACGGCTCTTTATTACGCGTTTTTCCATGCGATCTCCACATACACGAATGCCGGATTTGATCTTTTCGGCAATTCATTGCTTGATTACTCACATGATTACTTTGTGCAGGCAATGACGATGCTGCTCATTATTCTTGGAGCAATCGGCTTTCCGGTGCTTGTTGAGGTAAGAGAATATCTTTTCGGCGGGCATCAGCGTTTTCGTTTTTCACTATATACGAAGATTACGACTGTCACCTTTGCAGTTTTGCTTGTGCTCGGTACGATCGGCATTTGGGTTATGGAGAATTCGCGCTTTTTAGCTGGCATGGTGTGGCACGAGAAGTTATTTTATTCACTTTTTCTTTCGGTAACAACACGAAGTGCCGGATTAACGACACTTGATCCTGCCGAGCTAAGTGAAGCAAGCCAGATGTTCTCCTCCATTCTGATGTTTATTGGAGCAAGCCCATCTAGTGTGGGCGGTGGGATTCGGACAACGACGCTGGCGGTGATGATTCTTACGATCTTTACCTTTGCGCGGGGGCGTGAAGAGGTGCGCATATTCAGACGGTCGCTGCGGCCGGATGATATTAAGAAGAGCTTTGTGTTTTTCTCAACGGCAGTCTTCTTGGTGGTCGGCGGAATTATGGTGGTCATGATAGCGGAGGGACAGAAGTTTAGCCTAGTGACGATTATCTTTGAGATATGTTCCGCATTCGGCACATGCGGATTATCTACCGGGATTCCGAGCGAGATGACGTCTGTCAGTAAGATTACGCTTGCTGTATTGATGTATATCGGTCGCATAGGTATGATGCCGTTTCTTTCCATATTTATTTCCGGCAAGTCTAAGGCTGACATTCATTATCCGGATGAAAAAATCATTATCGGCTAA
- a CDS encoding DUF350 domain-containing protein, whose translation MAMQWDNILNFLVYLAVTLPLLGFGMLVFLFTTPYKEYALIKEGADTNDPQKKCAAEAAAHDLGGKLVGLAIVLASAIYHAVSIWDLVIWGVIATVFQVLVFYLFELITPFRVVSEIPKGNVSVGLFASRLSIACGLLMAALISY comes from the coding sequence ATGGCAATGCAGTGGGATAACATTTTGAATTTTTTAGTTTATCTGGCGGTTACCCTTCCGCTGCTTGGATTTGGCATGCTGGTGTTTCTGTTTACGACACCATATAAAGAGTATGCCTTAATTAAAGAGGGTGCGGATACGAACGATCCGCAGAAGAAGTGCGCTGCGGAAGCAGCCGCACATGACTTAGGCGGTAAGCTTGTCGGCCTTGCGATTGTGCTGGCATCGGCCATCTATCACGCCGTAAGTATTTGGGACCTTGTAATATGGGGTGTCATCGCAACTGTATTCCAGGTGTTGGTATTTTATTTATTTGAGCTAATTACGCCGTTTCGCGTTGTATCCGAGATTCCGAAAGGCAATGTATCTGTGGGTCTTTTTGCCTCTAGGCTAAGCATTGCTTGTGGTCTATTGATGGCGGCGCTTATTAGCTATTAA
- a CDS encoding ABC transporter ATP-binding protein: MFITIREISKKYGSKAVLQSVNLDIEKGEMFGIAGENGAGKSTLLSIIASVSKPSAGEVLIDGISVQKGGSAVKRRIGYVPQELALYPSLRGIDNLSFWGKMYGVRGKELALRMDEVMDIIGLRDRIRERVDAYSGGMKRRLNLGVALLHQPDLLILDEPTAGVDVSSRRQIIQALKEMSRRGCTILYTSHHLEEIEACDRIGVLQGGELLAVGTAQEVQHHLRGEQLHGSKE, translated from the coding sequence GTGTTTATTACCATCCGTGAGATCAGCAAAAAGTACGGGTCTAAAGCCGTATTACAAAGCGTCAACCTAGACATTGAGAAGGGTGAGATGTTTGGCATTGCTGGAGAGAATGGAGCAGGGAAATCGACGCTGCTCTCAATCATTGCCTCTGTTAGCAAACCAAGCGCAGGCGAAGTGCTCATTGACGGTATATCTGTTCAGAAAGGCGGAAGTGCAGTAAAGCGACGCATTGGCTATGTTCCACAGGAGCTGGCGCTGTACCCTTCACTGCGCGGTATTGATAATCTGTCTTTCTGGGGAAAGATGTATGGCGTCAGGGGCAAGGAATTAGCGCTGCGCATGGATGAAGTCATGGATATCATCGGCTTGCGTGATAGAATCAGAGAGCGTGTCGATGCGTATTCCGGCGGGATGAAGCGCAGGCTGAATTTGGGTGTGGCACTGCTACATCAACCTGACTTGCTTATTCTTGACGAGCCGACTGCCGGTGTGGATGTAAGCTCTAGACGGCAGATTATTCAGGCGCTAAAGGAGATGAGCCGACGAGGCTGCACCATTCTCTACACAAGTCACCATCTAGAAGAGATAGAGGCGTGTGATCGGATTGGGGTTTTACAAGGCGGAGAGCTTCTCGCCGTAGGCACAGCACAAGAGGTTCAACATCACTTGAGAGGGGAACAATTACATGGTAGCAAAGAGTAA